The sequence below is a genomic window from Neodiprion pinetum isolate iyNeoPine1 chromosome 7, iyNeoPine1.2, whole genome shotgun sequence.
TTAAACGAACCATGAACGATATAACAGAGCATTCAGGTGAAGTGGGTGAATCAAACTGAAGCATAGCCGCGTATGCATTCTCTGTAAGTTTTTTGAACACCTCGTGTCGCGATTCTGTCCACAAATCCGTCGACTCTCCGTACCCTTTTATGACCACGCTCTCGATCAACAACCCCTTGCATGCAATCACTGCTTTCAAAATGTGACCAAGAGTGACGTGGAGCACGGCATTGGAGGAGAGCTGTCGTGAAATGGTTATCGTCATGTCGTCGTACAGTCTGTTTATTGTCATTATGACAGAGTCGACTTGCCTGTTGATATCATTTGTTAAAAAAGCTTGCCGTCGATTCCACGTGTCACAATTTATGACAGCAAGTACTGGAGTACTTACTCCGGAGGAACGTTATGACTGGCCGTTCgcaatctttttttcactGGTCTGCCCGCAGTTAGGTACGAACGCGTCATTGAGTTCTGAGTAAGTAGTGTTTGGGCGACGTCGCTTTTCTCCTCAACATCCTTTATCCATCTATAAGTGTTTACCAATGTGTCGTGGAACGCTTGTCCTTCCTGTGTCGTGTGCTGGCCCAGGTACATCATACTTGGAAGATCGAACGGTTCC
It includes:
- the LOC124222684 gene encoding mediator of RNA polymerase II transcription subunit 27-like — its product is MAELQTALTAIRLLRISVRQLFNPVGSDLEVDGGEDNSMTNFPRELQEFLSTIASRVRDVEQAVNTLEPTPEPFDLPSMMYLGQHTTQEGQAFHDTLVNTYRWIKDVEEKSDVAQTLLTQNSMTRSYLTAGRPVKKRLRTASHNVPPEQVDSVIMTINRLYDDMTITISRQLSSNAVLHVTLGHILKAVIACKGLLIESVVIKGYGESTDLWTESRHEVFKKLTENAYAAMLQFDSPTSPECSVISFMDWFHSFTNLFSVPCKRCGLYLHNFLPPTWRDFDTLEPYHQECRAS